From Lolium perenne isolate Kyuss_39 chromosome 5, Kyuss_2.0, whole genome shotgun sequence, a single genomic window includes:
- the LOC127299459 gene encoding LIM domain-containing protein WLIM1, whose product MATSFQGTTTKCNACDKTVYLVDKLTADNRVYHKACFRCHHCKGTLKLANYNSFEGVLYCRPHFDQLFKRTGSLDKSFEGTPKVVKPERNVDNENAIKVSSSFAGTREKCFGCSKTVYPIERVTVNNTMYHKSCFKCSHGGCTISPSNYIAHEGKLFCRHHHTQLIKEKGNFSQLENDHEKSSQSAGSVDDEESEY is encoded by the exons ATGGCGACTTCCTTCCAGGGAACCACCACCAAGTGCAACGCCTGCGACAAGACGGTGTACCTCGTCGACAAGCTCACCGCCGACAACCGCGTCTACCACAAGGCCTGCTTCAGGTGCCACCACTGCAAGGGAACCCTCAAG CTTGCCAACTACAACTCGTTCGAAGGAGTGCTCTACTGCAGGCCTCACTTCGATCAGCTCTTCAAGAGGACTGGGAGCTTGGACAAGAGCTTTGAAG GAACTCCAAAGGTTGTCAAGCCAGAAAGAAATGTTGATAATGAG AATGCTATTAAAGTCTCGAGCTCATTTGCTGGCACCAGAGAGAAGTGTTTTGGATGCAGCAAGACAGTCTACCCAATTGAGAGG GTTACTGTCAATAACACCATGTACCACAAGAGCTGCTTCAAATGCAGCCATGGAGGGTGCACCATCAGCCCTTCAAATTACATCGCACACGAGGGCAAGCTCTTCTGCAGGCACCATCATACTCAGCTGATCAAGGAGAAGGGGAATTTCAGCCAGCTCGAGAACGACCACGAGAAGTCATCTCAAAGTGCAGGGTCAGTGGATGATGAAGAATCAGAGTATTAA